The sequence below is a genomic window from Theobroma cacao cultivar B97-61/B2 chromosome 6, Criollo_cocoa_genome_V2, whole genome shotgun sequence.
GTCGTCAGTAGAGCTTTTGCTACCCGCGATGGGGAGGCCATCCTACGTAAGCGGCTTCTAGCTGCGTTGAAGTGGCACTGCTGTACACTATCTTATCCAATTCTACCAAACCCTTCCACTTCCCTCTCTATTTATATACAGCATCAGAATTTGAGTGGACCATGTCTTTAGCTGAGTTTGCCTTCGGATGGCAGCTCGATGGAAATTATTTCTATAGAGTCGATTAACAGGTACCTATAACACttgttattaaaattttattttaaaataatatttttctatttgatACATCATATTCACTAAATTCGAAAggaaattatatattaattaccGTTTCAAATCTTGAAAATCAGCCAACCTCTAATTCATTTATGTGATGAATTATTCTACTATCACCTTAACCCTTCTAGTGAAGGTAGCTggtacttaattttttttggccagaaaagttgtataaaataatttatggaAGTAGATAATATAGAGAatccatttttcatcatttcgATAAAATTGGAGTATTGCTAATGGGTTTgtgaccaaaaaaaaaaagatttcaaTATTAAGGATTGATGTAAAAAAATGGTACATTTGATGCTTATGCACATaagatgaatttttttgaatctATGGAAACGtcttatataataataaaaaatatatatcttgATTCTGTCATGatttataatttcttattaaatcaatttaatgtAGGATTTAtccctcttcttcttcttttatatTGCAAATTAGCAATATATATCTcctaaaaaatcaaaagaaacaaaaatggaagctttgacgattttttatatttttgtcattCATATGGTATCAATTTTTAAGTTACATCTTCTTATGCCTTGAGCCCCAAAAGGGCCCCAAACACAAAATTTTAGGGTCTTGCATCTTATACGTAAAATGTTGGGCCCTGGTCGAGTGCATCAATATTTAGCTCAAAAGGCCCCAAATCAATGGGCCTTTGGACGCTCATGAATCTGGAAAGAATTTatacaaatattttcttttcgtTGTACTAAAAAGTTATACAAATTTAtggaaaagctaaaaaaaatactgCTTTTATCATCTCTGAGGGCTTTTGCTACATGAGTTATGTATCCCATTATATTACCGTCATCTACCTGTCTCTTCTTTTGTGCGAAAATAATGGTTAATGTGCTATTTGATACTAGTGTTTAGCTGTGCATTTTGACCTTGTGTACTAAAATGAGGCATCACATCTGGCACCGAAGAGGTGATTATGGAATCGGATCCACTAACATATACCCGAAAgtcaataaagaaaaagattcaTGATATTTTACCTTAATGAAAAAAGGTCAAACGGTACTCCTCCCTTTACTAAATTCTTCTTCTTAATTATATCCTTTCTTGTTCTGCAAAGTGTTTTAGGATCAAATTTCTTGCCACACGGCATATGCCTTACTTGTTTTACACCCACATCTACACTCGTATGGTCTGCActctttaattatattatgcAAAGGTAATTCTTACCTTCAATTTCTTGCCAAATTCGATCTCATGCCATCAACTAAAGCATTAATATTGAACTGTTGGAATCTCATGGTAAGGATAAATTTAGCCTATGCGTATCCGTTCAAGTCAATCATCGAGTTTATAATTGATAGAGACTAACGGTAATTGTCAATCAGATGAAAAGCTCGTCATGGTATTGATTgctaatgaaaaaaatgaaaacatctttcaaaaaaaaaaagtaatggtAATTAGCTTTCCGAAATGTCACATTAcgtaaaaatatttatcattagTCTTTTGTTGGGTGCAGTTTTCACGTGTTGAAACTTTAACTTAATTTCATGCATTTATGAACTTTGAAAAACAAGCCCTTATTTCTGTGGTGCTATCTTCTCTTCTAtctcttttacttttgttGTTTTGTAAGTCGATGGGTCTTGGTCTATGAATAAAAATCTTCTCTCAACCGATAAAGATGTCttttagattaaaaatatgtaGTACACGGTAATtaatgaattcttttttttgtcttttttgttAGGTTTATGGCTTTTTGATTCCATAGCTAAAAGAAACGCAGCCTTCCACGTTCAATTCCCCTGACCTCTTATTTGGTCCTGCccacaagaaaagaaagttatGCGTACTATCATAAAATGTGAAAACAATATTGGTATCTCTGAAAATTGCCAAATTATTCTACCGAACATGCAGTGTTCTCCCTTTCCCCTCTTAGAGGGAATCTAGTCTCATGCAATAttcttctctctttatttatttatttttgcctTTAAGGTACtgtttggttttttgtttttcaagatCATCATAGTGATCTAATTACAACGTTATGGGGTGATCTTCTCACTACAAGTATACTACTATCGTTGGTGAATTAAGATCACCATATTTGATATGATTTTACgcaattatctttaattactAGCAATTGCAGATCATTACCATGCATGGTTGGTGTCTCATAAAAATTAAACGTCATTTTAAACTTCcaaaataatcatattttaaaagttcataaattaaaaactttaatatTCCATTAACATAtcaatttatgaaatattaaatatcttatttcttcaaaaaattataattagttaaagcaatatataatatgaaaaatatatgtaCCTTTGATAACTAACTTTTAACcttttaaattgcataaataatctttaaagggaaaaaatgaatctaatttatcaaaataataaagagtTTGCTACCCAAACAAAGATTATATACATAATCAAAGGGGGGGAAATGGAGAGAAATATGTAATATTCTTTGCGTTAGCTTCAAAGAATatttgaaaaagtaaaaacttACTActtaagaatttatttttaattttgggaggtatttttttttatgcacacatttaaaaaaggaaaaattgtcCGAAAGTGATTTTACAAATCACTGAACCTTGATGAAAAAAGTATTGAGTATTGAGTGTTGTAGCAAATAAAGATAAGTAAAGGTAGAATTTAGGGAAGAACTTAGAGAGAGCTTGAGAAAGAATATCTTAGAGAGAGAATCTATTGAATTTCTAATTTGTCCTTAATGAATTGCCAaattctcaactatttccATATTTGAGCTActtagtcaaattctcttaaaTATCTCAAAGGTAAAACTTATAACTCGTAAGCTCTATCATTTATTTCGAGTTAGTTTTACTATTATTCGTGTGATATAATcgttttacttattttaattatgcTCATTACTTTTTGTATAATATTATACTTGCTGTAAAATaggttttttaaaataataaattaataatcaaaatcaagaatCTGCCTAACTACACAAGAATTAttggttttaaaaaatacaaagatGAGGAAGGAGGATTTAGCATCCAATTCGAAGGGCAAGCCCTTCTCCCACTCGAAAACTTGTCGATTGACAAATTGAGCATATACATGTGAAGGAATTCTAGTATaaacttagaaaattaaacttCTAGAATGGTTATTAGTTATGAGTTTGCCTTGGGGATGTACTttgtaataatataataataatgttaCGTTCTGTAAATAAAGTCTTGTTAATTTGCTATGTGGAAGATTCTTACGCTCTTTATCTTGCCCTTATTTTATACCAGAATTACCGTcttttagcaaaaaaaaaagtctaaaAGAATGGTAGGTGTAACCTACTGTTCGAACAATGTtgcaaataaagaaaacaattaGTAATAAATTAGATTAATAAATACTGTCGCCatctaattaataatataaatttgcGCCAATAGTCTTAGCTAAACCTTAATTTGAGAATTTGAGGATATCAAACATATATTCCTTAGAATCTAACAAAGGAGATTGTGCCATTACGCCATTGAAACCACTGACCAAAATTTTATACTAATATTAATAAAGAGGCCACGTTCacaaacattcttcctttTCCCTACTATATGCCCGAATCACAATTCACAAGCATGTCGATCTCCTTGGTTAAAAGGAGGTGATGAAATGATACGTCAGAGCTGAAAGGGTGGATCGACGGATTGTGATAGTGAAGAGAGCACTTGGATGGTCAATACAGACTCTTTGTGAGAGTGACTTTGGCTAAGCCCTTAATTTCCTTTTCAGAATCTTCAGTCTCTCTCATATATATTTCTGTGGGGGACTCCCCAAAAACCATGAACTCTTAATTCCACATAGATGTGCCCTTCAAAAGAcatttcaaaagaaagaacCAGTTTGATCTAGTCGACTCAATGGATGACAATCAATCAATTTTTCATCAGTTGCCCTGTGTTCGTCATAGTCGCTAAAGGTAGCTAATACTGCTTGTCGGCTTGATGTTGTCCAATAGATTTAGACAACCATTTCACAAGGATTGAATGGAATTATTACCGGATTTCGGTACTATTCTTACGGACGTAAAGAAGCTTGACGTTTTAATTGTTCACATGTAACAAACAAGATCTATAATTCTACATTGAGTGTAAACATGTGGAATTTATGTTACACTTCTTTTCCTTACCATAAATGtaaaagacaaataaaataaataacctGGTTTGTTGCTACAGATCGgctgtttaatttttttacatttaattatttaatttatatatatatatatattaatatatatgaaaaggaaaaatcccGATGGTCATAAATACTTTGTCTATGGGTTTTGCTTCTCTTTTTGCACAGGATGGCTTGCAGCCATGAAAAATGACTTTGAGTTTTGATTAGGTATATTGCAAACAAGTGGATATATCAATCAAACTTCTGTCATCTTgagatttttgtatttttggaCTTACTCTCAGGATAGTGAGTTTTCTTCACACCCGTGGTTTAATGACACcttattactattcaaaaacaaaatacttTGTCTACGAGCTATATGATGTGATAGCTAGCACAATGTTGTGCAATGGCAAATTTTGAAGCCAAATTCAAAGTCCTTCATTGTCGAAAAcgtttctttcactttttgtCCTAGAAAGGGGATAGAAACGATATTCGCAGTAGTTTATCCAATACCatcaaagaaagaagaaaagctttGCTCTAATATTGAGGAAGAAGGAAACCCAAATGGTAACATGAATTTAACTTTTAGGGTCACAGATGGAATTTCACAAAGCTTAGAAATACTATACATTAGGACATGATGATAAACTTGCATTGATGGTCGAGGGGGCAGCCCTTGTACATATAAACCTGtagaaagaagaaacaagaacAGAGGGAAAAGTCATGGGATGATGGGGGAAGGAAAAGAACAACCTATTTGGTTTCCATCTATGGCAAGTCGAGTCAACTTCTCTGGCACCTGTTTTTAACTTTGACAAAAAACCTAAATTTAGCTAACATGGGGAATTTGACTACAACATCAATGGCCTGCATTTTTCTCAAACAGCCCAAGCCTATAATCAGCCAACCTCGACTTGTAGGCAGAGGTCTTGTATTCCCACCAGGTGAACTCCTTGTACAAGCTCTCTTCTCCTTTTGCAACCAGCGAGGGTAAAGGCGCTATCTTTTCACTCAAAGGTGGTCCTCCAAAATAGATCATGGAAACTCTTGATTTCAGCGATTCTGCCAACACCCTATGCCTCACACTCTTAAGCCTTCCATTAGTCATTACCTGGATCATAACAAATCCACACCCAAATTAATCagaaaattttgtaataaagaagaaaaaaggacaACAAAAGAACCCAAGGTTTTAGGAAAGGTTAgcgtttttttttctttattttgatttttaaacgGACAAGTGTCAACATTAGAATTAGAGGCAGGCCCATGAGACAAGAGGTGGCAGTGGCACCACACATGATGCTAGATTGAAGGAATCCTTTTGAACTTGGCATAAAGAGGtacagagagagaaaagagttTTTGAGGAAACTTCTCTAGCGAGAATTCATTAATATAGTGACAGATAATtggaaagtaaaaaaaaaaaaaacttcttcACCCAGACCCAGTTTGATATTTCTCTTtccaaaaaagtttaaaagacGGTTGACATGATATATACCTGCAAGGCATCACCAatattgatgaaaaaggaGGTCTGATCAGGTGGGACTGAAACCCAAGTCCCATCTCTCAGACAGATTTGCAGGCCTGACGTGTTGTTGGATCTTAGGACAGAAATTATCTGCGGGTCTGTATGCTCCCCAAACCCAATCAAATTTCTACCACTCAATGCCTGTAGCTCTGGGCATGGTGGGTAGTAGTTTAGCCTGAAACATGAGTCACTCTTCTCATCCCTTAACAGCCTACTCAACGCATTCCTCGGCTCAATTTTCAGACCCTCGGCCATCAAGTCCAGCACTTCAAATGCCATTCTCTTTACCGCCAGGATATAGTCATTCACAGCAGAGCTGCTTCATAAGAATGCCAAAATTAGTCTACCAATTTTATTGAAGACGTTAAAGCAAACGATTACTCAATCCTTAAAACTGTTACGCAAGCGCttaactttctttctttttctttttcttttttgaaaaacaaaaaggacggtaaagagtttaaaaaaaattcctctGTAAAAAGTTTTACCGGAAAATTTCAGGGTTTTGCCGGAATATGGTAAGAGTTTTGAGGGAGGTGACTTGAGGGTTGGTATTGAGAAGGAGATATTCAATCCATCCCACATCACCATTTGGTCCTATTCTCTTGCTGCCATAGCCAAAAGGTTCAGGAGGACCAGCTTTGTCTTTCACAGACTGGGGCAGATTGAAGAACCTGAGAGCTTCAGTTTCCAATCTGATCATGAATTCCATAGGAACACCATGATTGACCAGCTTGAAGAAGCCATACTCCTCACAGGCCTTAACCATGAGGGTCTTTGCCTCAGGGTCTCTCAGGTTTATCACTGGAAGTCCTGTGAAAACACTGGTAGGCTTGCATGTTTTGATCGAAGTGTAATGGTCTAATGCTGGCTGTGACAGGACAACCATGGTTTGTTACTAGCACAGACAAAGAggaaggaagagaaagaaagcagAGAAAGCAAAGAAAGTATAAACGAGAGAAAGAAGGATGGGAATGGGGAGATTGTTGGGGGGGGGTTGATGGTATTTAAATGGGCAAATGAGCGACGCTTTTGCTAATGCATGAATgacagagaaagagaaaagcaGAGGCGTTACTAACTATACAGAGGTGCCATCTGGCCTTGTGTGTCTGCTTGGCAATTTTATGGTATCGAGGGGGAGAAATGAGAATGAAATTTTCTTTGCCCTTTTCCATTTCCCCTTTATTTAATGTTTACAGGAAATGGAAAGTCAAATCAACCATGACTTTAAAACATtgtattaaaacttatttgtGTTTTCTGGGGTCGGTCTCATTTCTCTGCCTTCCCACTGTTGAATTGGattaattaaaagactatATCTGGTCTTTGCCAAAATCCAAGTCTAATTTCAAGTAGTACCTCACCTATTGCTGATTTAACCTACCTTTGGTGGAGAGAAattctgtttcttcttatcTTCTCCCTTAACTAACATACTATTAAAACAATGTTAAAATATCCAAATCCTTGATTACTCCAAACCCCCCTTTTTGCGAATTTTTTCAATGTTTCACATGATGGATAGGACAATGACAGAGCACTTAAATAACACAGTGaattttttctatctttaGCCTGTGCATTCAATCTCAGCAATCTAAATTAGAAAACCCAGTCGCTTTCTAAGACTTCCAAGcacaatttttcctttctaaatCAAGGGAGTAGCATTCATGGCATATAATTTAAACGGCAGctgtattttctttttccatttttcgtTTTCGGTTTGGGAACAAAATGGTCCACATCAATACCAAGATTCCTTAATTAATTGAACGTTggttggttttctttttcaatttatttgtaggaaaaaaagaaaaaagaaaagctctCTTATCTGTGAACTTTGAAGCAAACTAAATTGGGCGCTCCATTCAGTGGCCACAGAGCTCAGCTGAAAGGCCCTGCACTTTCATGTATATACATATCGCAATCGTGGATCTGTGTTGGCTAACCGTGTCAAGATCTCTCCCCGTTGGCATCCAAAAATGGGAGTCTCTCCACTGCTCTGACAGTGACATGTCCTAAGTCGTAACATCTCCAGTGAGTTCCGTTGCAGACTTGGCCAATTTCCAATTGTTGGATCACACCTTGgattttgttctctttttttctcgtAATACTATGATCTAAGGTTTGAATGTCACTCGTTAAAATAGTTCGATTACGCAATAACATAACTGTTCCGTTGTTCACGAGAGTTCGTCAAAGGTAATTAGGTGAGATTCGATATCACGTTTTCTTTACAAACTTAACAACTCTATTTATGAACCCGACACATTTGAAATGTGCTATATTAAGAAAATCCTCTTTCCCTGTTTTACCCGATTCCCCTCTAACtgttaaattttcaatcaaagGCTCTAGTACATTGTACATGTTTAAAACAATTGGGAAACACGATTGACTACAGGTGAGGTGTAGATTTGCATTACTATAATTTGATTCTAATTGTTTAATGCAATTACTGCTCGTAATGTAttattagtaattttttttatttaacgaTACAATTTTAGAAAGGGAATAATTAATATGTGTATTTATTGctaaattaactactcaagtaattaaataaaataatttgtttgGTAAATATTTAATACATGAATCCAATATTATCCCATCCAACGTCCAAACTCCATTGTTGTAGATTCTTTAGCTACTAGAAGTCTAGAATAATAACTAATGATAATCAAGTCCACAAACGGACTTTTTAAcagttaaaatttgaaatggtTTAACGtcacaaaattaaatatttgagaagaaagttttttctttatttagaAAAAAGAGATTTGAGTTATACTCTTTTAAATAAAGAGATCATGTATCaactaataagtcaaatgctttacaaaTATATTTGAGAAGAAAGTTAAGATTTatgagataaaataaagacataatgttcgaaaaaagttttaaatttttaaaaaagttttaaataaatctttactCTTTTGTttcattcaaataaatttttatatttttaatttggatcaaataaattctcatgaataataattaactaatttttattagtaaaaatatcattttttattttctaccTATATGCCATTGATGAAGTGTTGAtgtggaaaataaaaaatatcatattgtCATATTATTATGCATATTATTATatcatatcattattaattataacatatcAACATGTCGCACTACCATTAACTATGATATATCAACATGTCATGTAATATAGAATAACAAGTATCATTTTGACCAAATTGACTGTTAATCATAAATGCttatttggttcaaaataaaaatataaaaatttattcgacttaaaataaaaatataaaatttgattaaacgaaataaaaaataaaatttaatttaaaaatttttaaaaatattatgcctatattataaaatacaaatctaaaaaaatgctatgattaaaaactaaatttcACAAAGTTAATAATAAACGGGTTGCATAGCAGGGGATCTATGGTCGAGTTGAATAAAGCCAATTGCCCATgttaaaatctcaaaaacaataaaataaaaaaaatgaatgcctaAGGGATATGGGTAAAGGATTTTGAAGATGTCCAACAAGTTACCCACCctaaatttgattattgaaaggaattaagaaggaaaaaaagtgGGTTTCAGTGGATAACACCAAAAAATAGTTAGCCTTTTAAACGTGATAAATGGGGGGCGTTACAAGTACAATATAATTTGAAtctcccaaaaaaaaaaagaagaaaatcgaATTAGGAGAATCTATTTCTTTCTAGTGTTGGCGTGGGTACTTAGAATTGAGACCATAAGCGGTGGGAATGGGCGAGCCTAAGGTCACGTCGTGCCTCCTCCCCGAAAAACTGGAGATAAAATCTTCACTGTACAAAAAACGGCAGGGTTTGTCTATCCAGTTTGGACCTTTGATTTGAGATTTGAGTGCTTCGATTTTCTCACACTCGATCACAACTCTACAGCACGATAATGAATCTTCAattgttttttactttttatttttttttattaatgaaattcatTATGTTGAGAAAGTGATTAAAATCATCGATTATTATTTTAgatctttttcaaatttgcaacgattttttttttttacaaaaataaaaaataaggtttgaatcttttattctttttgttgttaatAAAGAAatcatttgtatttttttatatatattttatgtgaaattgaaattaaaacaacatttttttttcaaataatatcAATGGTCTCATAGAACGATTAACAATTAGAAtctcaattaattattattttttatttaggaaTCTCACTATTCTTATTTTGATGACTTGTCGGTACGCGTGTGCTTGAAACTTTTGAAGTGATTTATTGACAAAAGGAAATGCTTTAACAGTTGCCGCCAATCATCTCGTACAAACTTTAATGGCACGTTTGTATGAGGAGCAGCTTAGCCGTTCCTcctatttattgaaaataattattccATTCT
It includes:
- the LOC18596501 gene encoding gibberellin 2-beta-dioxygenase isoform X1 codes for the protein MVVLSQPALDHYTSIKTCKPTSVFTGLPVINLRDPEAKTLMVKACEEYGFFKLVNHGVPMEFMIRLETEALRFFNLPQSVKDKAGPPEPFGYGSKRIGPNGDVGWIEYLLLNTNPQVTSLKTLTIFRQNPEIFRSSAVNDYILAVKRMAFEVLDLMAEGLKIEPRNALSRLLRDEKSDSCFRLNYYPPCPELQALSGRNLIGFGEHTDPQIISVLRSNNTSGLQICLRDGTWVSVPPDQTSFFINIGDALQVMTNGRLKSVRHRVLAESLKSRVSMIYFGGPPLSEKIAPLPSLVAKGEESLYKEFTWWEYKTSAYKSRLADYRLGLFEKNAGH
- the LOC18596501 gene encoding gibberellin 2-beta-dioxygenase isoform X2 — translated: MVVLSQPALDHYTSIKTCKPTSVFTGLPVINLRDPEAKTLMVKACEEYGFFKLVNHGVPMEFMIRLETEALRFFNLPQSVKDKAGPPEPFGYGSKRIGPNGDVGWIEYLLLNTNPQVTSLKTLTIFRQNPEIFRSAVNDYILAVKRMAFEVLDLMAEGLKIEPRNALSRLLRDEKSDSCFRLNYYPPCPELQALSGRNLIGFGEHTDPQIISVLRSNNTSGLQICLRDGTWVSVPPDQTSFFINIGDALQVMTNGRLKSVRHRVLAESLKSRVSMIYFGGPPLSEKIAPLPSLVAKGEESLYKEFTWWEYKTSAYKSRLADYRLGLFEKNAGH